GTCGCCCGCTGTCGCCGTGCCCCGAGAGGTCGAGCGCGACCACCCGATACTGAGGAAAGAGCGGCGCGATGAAGCTCCACCAGTGCGCGTGGCCAGCACCGCCGTGGATCAGGACGAGGCCCGGCTGCTCGCGATCGCCCCACGCCATTCGGTGAATCGCGCACCCGCTTACGGTGATTTCGTCTTCCTCGACCGGCGCGGCCAGGGCGGTCCGGAGCCACTTGGGAGCATCGTCAGCCATCGCCGCCAAGAATGGTGGTGGCAGGCGACCGGAGCAACCCCTCCGAGGGGTTCGATCTCGGTACCCCCGCCCGGCGGCCACGCCGCGGCACGCCGCCGGCCGCGCTACGACTCGGGCGAATCCGCGATCCGAACGTCGTAGAGCCGGCGCAGACGCACCAGGCCCGTCGCAAGGCGATCGCGCCCCAGCTCGTCGGCGGCCATGCGCAGCACACGCGGACGAACCTCCGCAACCGGCGGAAGCTCGGCGGCCAGGATCTCCTCGACCCGCACGAGGTGGAGCCCGTAAGGGGATTCCACCGGCCCCGACCACGTCCCCGGCTCGAGACGGAAGACCTCGTCGGAAAACGGCTTGCCGAGACGCCCCTGAACGCTCAAGCGGGGAACCGAGCGAAAGTCGAGCCCCAGCGGGAAGGCATCCGAGAGTTGCGCGCGGCGATCCTCGTCGATCGGATCCGACTGAAGAAGGGCCAGCGCAGCAGCCGCGTCGTCGGCGACCGAATCACCGCGTACATCCGCGCTCAGAAAGACGTGCGAGAAGGTCACCCGCTCGGGTTGGAGAAACTCGTCGCGGTGCGTCTCGAGAACCTCGCGCAGCTTCTCGTCGGAGAGCTCGGAATGCCCGGACGGCTGGCGCAAGACGAGTCGCATCTCCTCCGCGAGAAGGCGGCGAATGACGACGTCGTCATCGAAACCGAGCGCGACGGCCTCGCGCGCGAGCTCGCCCTCACTCCTCCCGGGACGTTCGCTCACCGCCCGCATCTTCTGCACCAGTCGAAGCCGAACGCTGCCGTCCTGATAGTCGAGAGCGAGGCGCTTGGCCTCGCGGTAGAGAATCTCTTCTTGCACCTCTTCGGCGACGAGCGCGCGAAGTTGCTCGGGTCTCGGGGGCGCACCCCACCTTCGCTCGAATCGGTCACCGAGGCGTTCGAGGTGTTCGACCGAAATCACGATCGGCGCGCGCACCGGAACGGCCGGTCGCTCGCCCGGTGTCTCGCCGAGAGCCCAGCGAAGTGCGATCAGCCCGACGCCGCCCACCACGAAGTGCAGCGGCGGCCAGGAGAGCCAGGCCTTCACGGCGCGCTTCCCGCTCCGACCGGGCTGTACCAGATCGGCGACGTCCAGGCGCGCTGCTGCACCGTCTTCGGCACCGCGCCGGCGCAGCATTGTTGATACTCGTACGCCGTGTAGCTCATCGGTGTCTCGCACACTCCACCGCCACAGTCGTCCTTCGAGGCGCAGCCCTTGCCGTTGAAGCTCGGATCGGTGGAGCCACACACCCCCTGCGGGGCCGCACAATCCACACCCCGGGCATTGCAGTAGTATTGGTTCCATCGACAGCTCGGCTGCTCGAGCACGCGAACGTAGTAGAAGGCGTGGCTGTCAGGGTGGAAGTCCGGATCCGCCCAGACCGAGCAAAGACTGGCCGCCCCCACCCCATTCGTCCTACACGTCGCCAGATCGACCTCCCCGACCGCCGGCGCGACGCGAAGCCGACCATCGCCGCGAGAGATCGCGCGGGGCGAGCCGTCTGCGTACGTCGTCAGATCAAAGACCTGCTCGCGTGTCTCGTCCCCGTCTACCCAGCCCTTCACGATCTGCAGGCGATCGAGCTTCGTTCCGGGATGGAGCGGCCATCCCGGGTCCATCATGGCGCTTACCGCGAACCGCGGTGCAGCGTCACCCACGACGTCGCTCCTCGTCAGAGTACCACCCATCGGCACGCCCGCTGCGTATCCCTGGGCCGCGAAGTCTCCGCGCTCACATATGTCGGGCGGCAGATCGGCGCCCCCGAAGAAACGGACGATCGGTCGGGTACCGCTCGTCGCATACGTTTCGCGGTTCTTGAGCGCGGTGAAAATCGAGTCTCTCGAGTTCTCCTCGGCCCAC
The Candidatus Binatia bacterium DNA segment above includes these coding regions:
- a CDS encoding peptidylprolyl isomerase — translated: MKAWLSWPPLHFVVGGVGLIALRWALGETPGERPAVPVRAPIVISVEHLERLGDRFERRWGAPPRPEQLRALVAEEVQEEILYREAKRLALDYQDGSVRLRLVQKMRAVSERPGRSEGELAREAVALGFDDDVVIRRLLAEEMRLVLRQPSGHSELSDEKLREVLETHRDEFLQPERVTFSHVFLSADVRGDSVADDAAAALALLQSDPIDEDRRAQLSDAFPLGLDFRSVPRLSVQGRLGKPFSDEVFRLEPGTWSGPVESPYGLHLVRVEEILAAELPPVAEVRPRVLRMAADELGRDRLATGLVRLRRLYDVRIADSPES